GATCCTGGATCACTACCCAGTTGCCAGCATCCGCGACATTGGGGGGTTATTCGGTAATCCCTGGAAGCTTGAGTTCTTCTCCTTACTAGGTGGCGCCATAAAATCCCTCGATCCTATTGAACACGAGTACCTGCGTCCCATTTACAAAGACTACCGCATTCATGCTGCCGTCAACTGTGCATCGCGCTCTTGTCCCGAGCTGCGTGGGGAGCCTTATGTTGCCGCGCATTTAGACCGTCAGCTGGATGAGCAGATGGCACGTTGGCTGCACGACCCATCACGTAACAAAGTCGACCGTTCCAGCCGTAAGATGCTTCTCTCAAAGATTTTTGATTGGTACCGTGACGACTTTGTTAATTACGGTGGTAGTATAGATGCGGTGATTCAAAGACATGCTGGAGATATATACGCCAGCGCAATTGCATCTAAATTCGCGACTGATTATCTGCCTTACTCTTGGCAGCTCAATGAGTACAAAAGCGCGAGATAGTCGCCAGCTTTTGAGTTGTAGTATGATCGATGGCCCATTTCGTAGAGTTTTGCCGCAGTTTACCGGAGGCCTGATTAGGCTATACGCCCGCATAGGCGTCACGCCAAATATGATCAGCCTCCTTGGACTCGCGCTAGCTACGTTGGCGGGTCTTTTTTGTGTCCGGGAAATGCCCCTAGCAGCGGTAACTCTGTGGTGGGCGAGTCGATTACTCGACGGTACCGATGGCATATACGCTCGGGCCACAGGGCAGACGAGTGAATTTGGCGCTTATCTCGATATTGTTTGTGACATGGCTGCCAACACGCTCATGGTGCTCGCATTTATGAGGGCCTTCCCCGCACTTCGATGGGAGTGGTCCCTCGTTCTGTCGCTTTACATCCTGTGCATTACTAGTGCGCTGGCTCTTGGGGCACTGGAAGAAAAGCGGCGGCCACATCGAGCGGATAATCGTGGACTCCGTCTTGCTGCCGGCTTGGCAGAGGGCGGTGAGACCGCAATTGCCTACACTCTGTTTTTATTATGTTCCAGCGCCATAGTGCCTTTGGTCCATGTGTGGATAGCGCTACTGGCGGTGACAATCGTTTCGAGGACCATGCTTGCGCGGCGTATTCTTTCGCTAGAGGCCACAGTCCGC
The DNA window shown above is from Deltaproteobacteria bacterium and carries:
- a CDS encoding DUF547 domain-containing protein, which codes for MKQKWNLMATLGALWLTVSAATASGFDHTHQDYGQTLSVYLVDGQVRYAELKDALEKTQDHPFQRYLKSLQGVDRAQFDAFTPNQQKAFLINAYNSLTIKLILDHYPVASIRDIGGLFGNPWKLEFFSLLGGAIKSLDPIEHEYLRPIYKDYRIHAAVNCASRSCPELRGEPYVAAHLDRQLDEQMARWLHDPSRNKVDRSSRKMLLSKIFDWYRDDFVNYGGSIDAVIQRHAGDIYASAIASKFATDYLPYSWQLNEYKSAR
- a CDS encoding CDP-alcohol phosphatidyltransferase family protein — protein: MLEIYTPAQLHLNSRLIICLTLGSSMSTKARDSRQLLSCSMIDGPFRRVLPQFTGGLIRLYARIGVTPNMISLLGLALATLAGLFCVREMPLAAVTLWWASRLLDGTDGIYARATGQTSEFGAYLDIVCDMAANTLMVLAFMRAFPALRWEWSLVLSLYILCITSALALGALEEKRRPHRADNRGLRLAAGLAEGGETAIAYTLFLLCSSAIVPLVHVWIALLAVTIVSRTMLARRILSLEATVR